One Fundulus heteroclitus isolate FHET01 unplaced genomic scaffold, MU-UCD_Fhet_4.1 scaffold_47, whole genome shotgun sequence DNA segment encodes these proteins:
- the LOC105926701 gene encoding uncharacterized protein LOC105926701, which produces MTGGRELLLLAVIPLLVRCQQKPTVSMSPNLTQIFTGDLLHLHCKDGQSGGDATWYFNDKRQDKGKNKTLKIVATSKDSGRYRCEISGQMSDELSIKVYEYVPIASLSIRTGQPVMRKNDKVLLRLMHDNGLHGWFCKVNRGEETRTFQLRMKNRNLTSFVFETTALRVPETIYWCEQDENYRSNQVILRTTENEVTLEMYPFPAIAGEGLTLKCLVWGTDEISKSVFYKDNRMYQDVSGPTYKIRSVTESDVGRYKCEATYRHKAQTIRTSHTYDSDVQDMLFHARPVRPQLSNDMECSCPSCYGNMSYRFYEQTDRFWRPLPLNEKPSSYGIYHCRFVLDYMRTLPSNSERSSGPGPSPVLGIVMGILVALLLICFLLCFLKWNNKRKAQADIYQEVPMRSPEERHYDALNVAQVKEGEYDTLQSGAEGREKTGGEYQPLKKQGTKEEVYHTLGDNAPSGSGEGGYEALKREGMQKDEYDTLKTKEAEKKPDAESEGGDGGYEALKREGMQKDEYDTLKTKQAEDNAGAKSEGGYEALKREGMQKDEYDTLKTKEAEKKPGAES; this is translated from the exons ATGACAGGTGGAcgagagctgctgctcctggcAG TGATCCCTCTCCTGGTGAGATGTCAGCAGAAACCAACAG TGTCCATGTCCCCCAACCTGACGCAGATCTTCACCGGAGACTTGTTGCACTTGCACTGTAAGGATGGTCAGAGCGGTGGCGATGCAACTTGGTATTTTAATGATAAAAGGCAGGATAAAGGCAAGAATAAAACCCTGAAGATAGTCGCCACCTCCAAGGACTCAGGACGCTACAGATGTGAGATCAGCGGCCAAATGAGCGATGAGCTCTCCATCAAAGTTTATG AATACGTTCCCATCGCATCGCTCAGCATCAGAACAGGCCAGCCGGTGATGCGCAAGAATGACAAAGTTCTGTTGCGGCTTATGCATGACAATGGACTGCACGGATGGTTCTGCAAGGTCAACCGGGGAGAGGAAACCCGGACGTTCCAGTTACGGATGAAGAATAGAAATCTAACATCGTTCGTCTTCGAAACCACTGCACTCAGAGTCCCTGAGACCATTTATTGGTGTGAGCAGGATGAAAACTACAGAAGTAACCAGGTCATACTCAGGACCACTG AAAACGAAGTGACTCTGGAAATGTATCCGTTCCCAGCAATCGCAGGAGAGGGCCTGACCCTGAAATGTCTTGTGTGGGGAACGGATGAAATTAGCAAGTCTGTTTTCTACAAAGACAACCGAATGTATCAGGATGTTAGCGGACCGACGTATAAAATCAGAAGCGTTACTGAATCTGATGTGGGAAGATATAAGTGTGAAGCCACCTACAGACACAAGGCCCAGACCATCAGAACTTCTCATACATACGACTCTGATGTCCAGGACATGTTGTTCCACG CTCGTCCTGTCAGACCTCAACTCTCCAATGACATGGAGTGCTCCTGTCCGTCATGTTACGGCAACATGTCATACAGGTTTTATGAGCAAACCGATCGTTTCTGGAGACCACTCCCCCTGAATGAGAAACCCAGCAGCTACGGCATCTACCACTGCAGATTTGTTCTGGACTACATGAGGACTTTGCCCAGCAACTCTGAGC GTTCAAGTGGCCCCGGTCCATCTCCGGTGTTGGGTATAGTGATGGGGATCTTGGTTGCTCTCCTACTCATCTGCtttttgttgtgctttttgAAGTGGAATAACAAGAGAAAAGCTCAAG CGGACATTTACCAGGAAGTGCCAATGAGGTCACCAGAGGAACGACATTATGATGCTCTGAATGTGGCGCAAGTGAAAGAGGGCGAATACGACACGCTTCAGTCTGGAGCAGAGGGCAGAGAGAAGACAGGTGGCGAATACCAACCGCTGAAGAAACAAGGCACCAAGGAGGAGGTTTACCACACTCTGGGAGATAACGCGCCGTCGGGATCAGGAGAAGGAGGTTATGAAGCTCTAAAGAGAGAAGGAATGCAAAAGGATGAATACGACACCCTTAAAACCAAGGAAGCGGAGAAGAAACCAGATGCAGAAAGTGAGGGAGGTGATGGGGGTTATGAAGCCCTGAAGAGAGAAGGAATGCAAAAGGATGAATACGACACCCTTAAAACCAAGCAAGCGGAGGACAATGCAGGTGCAAAAAGTGAGGGAGGATACGAGGCCCTGAAGAGAGAAGGAATGCAAAAGGACGAATATGACACCCTTAAAACCAAGGAAGCAGAGAAGAAACCAGGCGCAGAAAGTTAG